Proteins from one Sebaldella sp. S0638 genomic window:
- the lepA gene encoding translation elongation factor 4 codes for MQNLKRNFSIIAHIDHGKSTIADRLLEVTGTVTEREMKDQLLDSMDLEREKGITIKAQAVTLNYTAADGNKYELNLIDTPGHVDFIYEVSRSLAACDGALLVVDAAQGIEAQTLANVYLALEHDLEILPVINKIDLPSADPEKVKLEIEDIIGLPADNAVLVSGKTGLGIDNLLEAIVKYIPEPKGENSAPLKALIFDSHYDDFRGVITYVRVIDGTIKKGDKIKIMSTNKEFEVLEAGIFSPKMTEKKELSVGSVGYIITGVKSIKDTQVGDTITHVKNPADKPLEGYRPAQSMVFAGIYPISTDDYEDLREALEKLQLNDASLTYVPETSIALGFGFRCGFLGLLHMEIIVERLRREFDIDLISTAPSVEYHVTTETGEYLIIDNPAEFPVGKKSIEEPYIKGTIIVPRDYVGNVMELCQEKRGTYIDMSYLDETRTMLRYDLPLADVVIDFYDKLKSRTRGYASFEYEMIGYKESDLVKVDILVSANVVDAFSFIAHKDHAFSRGRSIVERLKEVIPRQQFEIPLQAALGSKVIARETIRALRKNVLAKCYGGDISRKKKLLEKQKEGKKRMKAIGNVEIPQEAFLSVLKLNK; via the coding sequence ATGCAAAATCTCAAAAGAAACTTTTCAATAATTGCTCATATTGACCATGGTAAATCTACAATAGCCGACCGGCTTCTGGAAGTAACGGGAACTGTTACAGAAAGAGAAATGAAGGATCAATTATTGGACAGTATGGATCTGGAAAGAGAAAAAGGAATTACTATAAAAGCCCAGGCTGTTACTTTGAATTATACAGCTGCTGACGGTAATAAATATGAATTGAATTTGATAGATACACCGGGACACGTAGATTTTATCTATGAAGTATCAAGATCACTTGCTGCATGTGACGGAGCCCTTTTAGTAGTGGACGCTGCTCAGGGAATAGAAGCGCAGACACTTGCTAACGTTTATCTGGCATTGGAGCATGACCTTGAAATACTTCCTGTTATTAATAAGATAGATCTTCCGTCTGCGGATCCGGAGAAAGTAAAACTGGAAATAGAAGATATTATAGGATTACCTGCTGATAACGCAGTTCTTGTTTCTGGTAAGACAGGACTTGGTATTGATAACCTGCTCGAAGCAATAGTGAAATATATACCAGAGCCTAAAGGCGAGAATTCAGCTCCGCTGAAAGCCCTTATATTTGATTCTCATTATGATGATTTCAGAGGAGTTATTACATATGTGAGAGTTATAGACGGTACTATAAAAAAAGGCGATAAAATAAAAATTATGTCTACTAATAAAGAATTTGAAGTTTTGGAAGCAGGGATCTTTTCTCCCAAAATGACAGAAAAAAAAGAACTCTCTGTAGGAAGTGTGGGTTATATAATTACAGGTGTAAAATCAATAAAAGATACTCAGGTCGGAGATACAATAACTCATGTTAAGAATCCTGCCGATAAGCCGCTGGAAGGATACAGACCAGCACAAAGTATGGTCTTTGCAGGTATTTATCCTATATCTACAGATGATTATGAAGATCTTAGGGAAGCTCTGGAAAAATTGCAGCTTAACGATGCATCACTGACTTATGTTCCCGAAACTTCCATAGCTTTAGGTTTTGGATTCAGATGTGGTTTTCTTGGACTTCTTCATATGGAAATTATAGTAGAAAGACTAAGACGTGAATTTGATATTGATCTTATTTCTACGGCACCGTCAGTTGAATATCATGTTACTACAGAAACAGGGGAGTATTTGATAATAGATAACCCTGCGGAATTTCCAGTTGGGAAAAAGAGTATTGAAGAACCTTATATAAAAGGAACAATTATTGTTCCCAGAGATTATGTAGGAAATGTTATGGAGCTGTGTCAGGAAAAAAGAGGGACTTATATAGATATGTCATATCTTGATGAAACAAGAACAATGCTTCGATATGACCTTCCTTTGGCTGATGTAGTAATAGATTTTTATGATAAACTAAAATCAAGAACAAGAGGTTACGCTTCTTTTGAATATGAAATGATTGGTTATAAGGAATCTGATCTGGTTAAGGTAGATATACTTGTAAGTGCCAATGTAGTAGATGCATTTTCATTTATTGCGCATAAAGACCACGCTTTCAGCCGTGGAAGAAGTATTGTAGAAAGGCTAAAAGAAGTAATTCCCAGACAGCAGTTTGAGATACCGCTGCAGGCAGCTCTCGGCAGTAAGGTAATAGCCAGAGAAACAATAAGAGCTCTTAGAAAGAACGTCCTCGCCAAATGTTACGGCGGAGATATCTCACGTAAAAAGAAACTGCTTGAAAAGCAAAAAGAAGGAAAAAAACGTATGAAAGCTATCGGAAATGTAGAAATTCCACAGGAAGCTTTTTTATCAGTATTAAAATTAAACAAATAA
- the mscL gene encoding large-conductance mechanosensitive channel protein MscL, with translation MFKEFKEFISKGNVIDLAVGVIIGGAFGKIVNSFVDSIIMPVLGLIIGKINFQELRLVLKQADGVNPELAITYGLFIQNVINFLVIGFVLFLMVKTINKLRKKEEEAVEEKPTVDQELLKEIRDLLKK, from the coding sequence ATGTTTAAAGAATTTAAAGAGTTTATTTCAAAAGGAAATGTAATAGATTTGGCTGTGGGTGTTATCATAGGCGGAGCTTTCGGAAAAATAGTCAATTCATTTGTGGACAGTATAATAATGCCTGTATTGGGACTGATAATAGGAAAAATAAACTTTCAGGAACTCAGACTGGTACTAAAACAAGCTGACGGAGTAAATCCTGAACTTGCAATAACGTATGGTTTGTTCATTCAAAATGTAATAAATTTTTTAGTAATAGGATTTGTTTTGTTTCTTATGGTAAAAACTATTAACAAACTTAGAAAAAAAGAAGAAGAAGCTGTGGAAGAAAAACCTACTGTTGATCAGGAACTGCTGAAAGAAATCAGGGATCTTCTAAAAAAATAG
- a CDS encoding M90 family metallopeptidase, translated as MKIFSLVIVLIILFILVGVFVKRRSIKIRRIKKEFSVSNEKSIMESIFHKNFLFFEHLNNTFKEKLLTDSYVLSKLINIDGVGIQITDEIKYTIFGLVGLLILGDENPDYFPNLTSVVVYPKMYISDQRGQNKSVNLGESWNFGVVVLSWCDVINGTQNFSDGHNVALHEFAHQLDQQSGQADGIPVNLNNDYYTWKNTFDKEYNNLLREMENAEHDSIDFYGATNKAEFFAVCTETFFEKSAVMKSEHPELYDLLVRYYRIDPMKIFSN; from the coding sequence ATGAAAATTTTTTCTCTGGTAATAGTATTAATAATTTTATTTATTTTAGTAGGTGTCTTTGTAAAAAGGCGAAGCATAAAAATACGGCGTATAAAAAAGGAGTTCTCTGTTTCAAATGAAAAGAGTATTATGGAGTCAATATTTCATAAAAATTTTCTTTTCTTTGAACATCTGAATAATACATTTAAGGAGAAACTGCTTACAGATTCATATGTTTTATCAAAGCTTATTAATATTGACGGAGTAGGTATTCAAATTACTGATGAAATAAAATACACAATTTTTGGACTGGTTGGTCTATTAATCCTCGGTGACGAGAATCCTGATTATTTTCCTAACCTGACGTCTGTTGTTGTATATCCTAAAATGTATATTTCGGATCAGAGAGGTCAGAATAAAAGTGTAAATTTAGGAGAGTCATGGAATTTTGGAGTAGTAGTATTGTCTTGGTGTGATGTGATTAACGGTACTCAGAATTTCTCTGACGGACATAATGTAGCACTGCATGAATTTGCACATCAGCTTGACCAACAGTCAGGGCAGGCAGACGGAATTCCAGTGAATCTGAATAACGACTATTATACCTGGAAAAATACTTTTGATAAAGAATATAATAATCTGCTCAGAGAAATGGAAAACGCAGAACATGACAGTATTGATTTTTATGGCGCAACCAATAAAGCGGAATTTTTTGCAGTTTGTACAGAAACTTTTTTTGAAAAATCTGCTGTTATGAAATCTGAGCATCCTGAACTTTATGATTTGTTAGTACGGTATTATAGAATTGATCCGATGAAAATTTTTTCAAATTAG
- a CDS encoding LysR substrate-binding domain-containing protein — MNYRKLKIFYSVSETLNMTKSSKKMYISQSAVSQIIKELEEELGVVLFERIYKRLYLTEEGMLFKEYTRRILNMWDDMNEHMQSKKKNILIKVGGSTISGIYLLPYLCKNFSTIYNNVNFNIQIDNTTKIIKKVLENEIDIGIIDGIMPNNNEIISIEMQKDYLKVVTPNIEKFKNKEEFTIEDFKNESMILREEGSGTRQTVDEYIEKLNIKAANKMVIGNNEAIKKMVEIGLGITIISTLAIENEILEEKLLAFNIAGTEISRHFHIIIHKDKYISSMLNNFIDLLKRGF, encoded by the coding sequence GTGAATTATAGGAAGTTGAAAATTTTTTATTCAGTGTCTGAGACATTGAATATGACAAAGAGCTCAAAAAAAATGTATATAAGCCAGAGTGCTGTCAGTCAGATAATAAAAGAACTTGAAGAGGAATTAGGAGTTGTTTTATTTGAGCGGATATATAAAAGACTGTATCTAACAGAAGAAGGTATGCTGTTTAAGGAATATACAAGAAGAATTTTGAATATGTGGGATGATATGAACGAACATATGCAGAGTAAAAAGAAAAATATTCTGATAAAAGTCGGAGGAAGTACAATTAGCGGAATATATCTTCTGCCCTATCTTTGTAAAAATTTTTCTACTATCTATAATAATGTAAATTTCAATATTCAGATTGATAACACTACCAAAATAATAAAAAAAGTTCTTGAAAATGAAATTGATATAGGAATAATAGACGGGATTATGCCCAATAATAATGAAATAATATCTATAGAAATGCAGAAAGATTACCTAAAAGTAGTAACGCCTAATATTGAAAAATTCAAAAATAAAGAAGAATTTACTATAGAAGATTTCAAAAATGAAAGTATGATATTAAGGGAAGAAGGATCAGGAACAAGACAAACTGTGGATGAATATATAGAAAAGTTAAATATAAAAGCTGCGAATAAGATGGTTATCGGAAATAACGAGGCTATAAAGAAAATGGTGGAAATAGGACTTGGAATTACAATAATCTCTACTCTGGCAATAGAGAATGAAATACTGGAAGAAAAACTTCTGGCATTTAATATTGCCGGCACAGAAATAAGCAGGCACTTTCATATAATAATACATAAAGATAAGTACATTTCATCGATGCTGAATAATTTTATTGACTTACTAAAAAGAGGCTTTTAA
- a CDS encoding ParA family protein, with protein sequence MKKISIINNKGGVGKTTTAFNLAHFFSKAGYKTLAIDLDPQQNMVRNFGMDERKTTIGDYLLGRTDDFEPIIINDNLHLIPAGNAENDMQLLTSESPLYFEILNEFLSQLDELYEIVVIDTAPAFNPYTTSAIYASNVYSILIPGQNEINGLNTTINFSKKLKKQVSGIILTRMEKTALSEKVKTDLEEAYGDLLLNSIIRKNVMLSESILEHKSIFDYAPNSNGANDYIDLGREILKKEGI encoded by the coding sequence ATGAAGAAGATATCTATAATAAATAATAAGGGAGGAGTTGGAAAAACTACTACAGCTTTTAATCTGGCACACTTTTTTTCTAAAGCAGGATATAAAACTTTAGCTATAGATCTTGATCCACAGCAAAATATGGTAAGAAATTTTGGGATGGATGAAAGAAAAACAACTATTGGTGACTATCTGCTGGGAAGAACTGACGATTTTGAACCGATTATTATTAACGATAATCTGCATCTGATTCCTGCCGGGAATGCAGAAAACGACATGCAGCTTTTGACTTCAGAATCACCGCTGTATTTTGAAATTCTAAATGAGTTTTTGTCGCAGCTGGACGAATTATATGAAATAGTCGTTATTGACACAGCTCCGGCTTTTAATCCTTATACTACGAGTGCTATATACGCTTCTAATGTCTATTCCATTTTAATTCCCGGACAGAATGAAATAAATGGACTTAACACTACAATTAATTTTAGCAAGAAGCTAAAAAAGCAGGTCAGTGGAATTATTTTGACACGAATGGAAAAAACAGCTTTGTCAGAAAAGGTTAAAACAGATTTAGAAGAAGCTTACGGTGATCTTTTATTAAATTCTATTATCAGAAAAAATGTTATGCTGTCGGAAAGTATTCTTGAACACAAATCAATATTTGATTATGCTCCTAATTCAAATGGCGCGAATGATTATATTGACTTAGGCAGAGAGATTTTGAAAAAAGAGGGAATTTAA